The proteins below come from a single Dinghuibacter silviterrae genomic window:
- a CDS encoding glycosyltransferase, with protein sequence MARFVFIVPPLSGHVNPTLSVGSELIQRGHTVGWISLEESLGSRLPKGGTLLLAGTPEEDQAEYLTGISQRDVSGIESIKFLYEEVLIPLNRYMFPRIAGQLEAFRPDVVINDHQLFAGAMAAHRQRIPFATTVTAPAAIREDGGKASEWGVRKIADLQMELGLAADKPLVCSDSMALVFTSKAFFGPSSLPGHFHFVGPVLQYRPKMTSFDWERFHRMKDKPRILVSIGTTFDHAHKIDFFRKVITAFQNAPVNVLVVSEPHLLGDWPDNFLVQSKVPQLEVLPYLKAVVCHGGHNTVSEALTHGLPLVVLPIAYDQAHVAAQVSAAGAGIRLHFKRFKPEHLGAAVREVLADASYREAAGRIRASFEEAGGTARAAGLLENMVPL encoded by the coding sequence ATGGCAAGATTCGTATTTATTGTTCCGCCCCTGTCGGGACACGTCAACCCCACGCTTAGCGTAGGCTCCGAATTGATCCAACGGGGGCATACGGTGGGCTGGATCAGCCTGGAAGAGTCGTTGGGCAGCCGTTTGCCCAAGGGCGGGACGCTTTTGCTGGCCGGGACCCCGGAGGAGGATCAGGCGGAGTACCTGACAGGTATTTCCCAAAGAGACGTCTCGGGGATCGAAAGCATCAAATTCTTGTATGAGGAGGTGCTGATCCCGTTGAACCGTTATATGTTCCCGCGCATCGCCGGCCAGTTGGAGGCGTTTCGCCCCGACGTCGTGATCAACGACCACCAGCTGTTTGCGGGGGCCATGGCGGCACACCGGCAACGGATCCCGTTCGCCACCACCGTGACCGCGCCCGCGGCTATCCGGGAAGATGGTGGAAAAGCCAGTGAGTGGGGGGTACGGAAGATCGCCGATCTGCAAATGGAGCTTGGCCTGGCTGCGGACAAGCCGTTGGTTTGTTCGGACAGCATGGCTTTGGTGTTTACCTCCAAGGCCTTTTTCGGACCGTCTTCCCTGCCCGGTCATTTTCACTTCGTGGGGCCCGTCCTCCAGTACCGGCCAAAGATGACGTCTTTCGACTGGGAACGGTTTCATCGGATGAAAGACAAACCCCGGATCCTCGTGTCGATCGGGACAACCTTTGATCACGCGCATAAAATTGATTTTTTCCGGAAGGTGATCACTGCGTTTCAAAACGCACCGGTGAACGTGCTCGTTGTTTCGGAGCCGCACCTGCTGGGGGATTGGCCGGACAATTTCCTTGTCCAGTCAAAGGTTCCCCAACTGGAGGTATTGCCTTACCTGAAGGCGGTGGTTTGTCATGGAGGACACAATACCGTGTCGGAGGCGCTGACCCATGGTCTGCCGCTGGTCGTCCTCCCCATTGCGTATGACCAGGCGCACGTGGCCGCGCAGGTGTCTGCCGCCGGGGCGGGGATCCGGCTTCATTTCAAAAGGTTCAAGCCGGAGCATTTGGGCGCGGCGGTGCGGGAGGTGTTGGCGGACGCCAGTTATAGAGAAGCCGCCGGGCGGATCAGGGCTTCGTTCGAGGAGGCCGGCGGGACGGCGAGGGCTGCGGGTTTGTTGGAAAATATGGTGCCACTCTAA
- a CDS encoding alpha/beta fold hydrolase, which yields MPIITINHHRVHYQEMNPCGRETVVMIHGMLSNLSVYYFHIAPLIAEHYRVVLYDLRGHGRSERASTGYGLQSMSEDLLALADVLSLDTVHLVGYSFGGLVALKTALLAPDRIGKLAVIEAPDPADRDIVEVFAGFSREVLIDGIRYQAGQAGRWMGKRQLERNYDVYRFLLHETSFRSDTAADTDFLSEPGLRHIRKDALLIYGKNSACVSTGNRLWLKIPRSRLVFLEGDHNVPVQEPAGTANALGRFLGVRQHSEMVAF from the coding sequence ATGCCAATCATAACCATCAACCACCACCGGGTTCATTACCAGGAAATGAATCCCTGCGGCCGGGAAACGGTCGTGATGATCCACGGGATGCTGAGCAACCTGTCGGTCTATTATTTTCATATCGCGCCCCTGATCGCCGAGCATTATCGCGTCGTCCTGTATGACCTGAGGGGGCACGGGCGCAGCGAACGGGCCAGTACGGGGTATGGGTTGCAGTCGATGAGCGAGGACCTGCTGGCGCTCGCGGACGTCCTCAGTCTGGATACGGTCCACCTGGTGGGCTACAGCTTTGGCGGGCTGGTTGCGTTGAAAACGGCGCTCCTTGCGCCCGACAGGATAGGCAAGCTGGCCGTCATCGAAGCGCCCGATCCGGCCGACCGGGACATCGTGGAGGTTTTTGCAGGGTTCTCCCGGGAAGTCCTGATCGATGGCATCCGTTACCAGGCCGGTCAGGCGGGTCGTTGGATGGGCAAGCGGCAGTTGGAACGGAACTATGATGTCTACCGGTTCCTGTTGCACGAGACGTCCTTCCGTTCGGATACGGCCGCGGACACGGACTTTCTGTCGGAACCCGGTCTCCGGCATATCCGGAAAGACGCTTTGCTCATCTATGGCAAGAATTCGGCTTGTGTGTCCACCGGAAACCGGTTGTGGCTGAAAATCCCGAGGTCGAGGCTGGTCTTTCTTGAAGGGGATCACAATGTCCCCGTACAGGAGCCTGCGGGGACAGCGAACGCGCTGGGCCGGTTCCTGGGGGTGCGGCAGCACTCGGAGATGGTGGCGTTTTAA
- a CDS encoding acyl carrier protein: MDTVTIPEKYNGEQIFAVLKNIIADIVGEEFALEMDIQADSSFARDLEMDSIEIVTLSEKIKDHFGKDIDFTGWLSGMDIDELIALKVNDVIEYIRLCQS, from the coding sequence ATGGACACTGTAACAATCCCTGAGAAGTACAACGGCGAGCAGATTTTTGCCGTGCTGAAAAACATCATCGCCGACATCGTCGGTGAGGAATTCGCTTTGGAAATGGACATACAAGCGGACAGTTCTTTTGCCCGGGATCTCGAAATGGACAGCATCGAGATCGTCACCTTGTCGGAAAAGATAAAGGACCATTTTGGAAAGGACATCGATTTTACCGGATGGCTGTCCGGGATGGACATCGATGAACTCATCGCGCTAAAAGTCAATGACGTCATTGAATATATCAGACTATGCCAATCATAA
- a CDS encoding type I polyketide synthase, producing the protein MQKPLEIAIVGMSGIFPGAGDVHTFWRNILDKRDAIQTAPEHRLDHSFFDDAGPAADRFYCRKGGFIDSFATFDPLAFGLLPLAVEGTEPEQLLALRLAQQALADASVFDKRLPLDKTAVILGKGNYMSPGATRVADIVRTGEQIVHLLRQLLPEAREQEIQEIKRDFQSKKGRFGPDVAMGLVPNLAASLVANRLDLGGSAYTVDAACASSLVAVDHAVRELSAGRSDMVIAGGIHAGQNAPFWSIFTQLGALSRRQQIRPFDQRADGLLIGEGCGFVVLKRLEDALAGGHRIYAVIRGVGVSSDGAGTSVMSPSVKGQSKAMEQAWQQAQMAVRDIGYIEAHGTGTPLGDKTELETLARVFGNDNALPRAGIGSVKSMIGHAMPAAGIAGLIKTALALYHEKIPPTLHCEEPLEQLRQTRFEPVRETLDWRQTDLPLVAGVNAFGFGGINAHVVLQGAPGASTGRRRPRVTNSGMDSVRLLARATGDALIEALENGETDPGEGPCRLALFDPTEERIRKAINIIRRGTPWRNKQDIWFTTTPLVSSGGKVAFLFPGLDGLGAGETESVASYFGIEPARYGVSSETELFQVAFQAIERSETLDTALKRLGISPDLNAGHSLGEFLAARSSSLASPEAVARMLGGLNPALFDIEDAGFLVAGCGYPVVAPLLLAVEEVYLSIDNCPQQVILCGRKAALERVEDQLKAQQVFVQRLPFQSGFHSPFIEDRLEGLMQVLSQVPFQKAAIPLWSATTVAPYPDDAEGVRQLTVAHLLQPVRFRELIDRLYEEGTRVFIQVGSGGLTGFVDDTLKQRSYSAVAANVPHRSGLCQLQRVLAALFVEGRAVDYAFMGVPVRPAGVSLQLGSPAVKEIAGLEKWRRAAGAASVASGPVGPSGPAAMATAGAAAGPTGYASSSPLMQSFLENCQELTEAQTHILDLLAPRRPNFTHALDISLENTPYLIDHSLIRQRPGWPHPDDREPVIPMTMALELFWDIAAEKGAPGKVRRLQQVAVFQWMNVAAPFRERVTGSWKGRDVLEMTLENYARAEVVLAATYPQTPDVHFDIGEVLDIRITPAEIYSRMMFHGPAYQGIREVVSVGKDGIRGWIQGGAGKGSLLDNAGQLFGLWLQLTLPKDNVAFPVKINEVEFFGDPGDQDGLFECTCRLIQLQDEFATGDILLKRNGKTWCVLRGWQNRRLDVDERLWRVCMDPLHHALSVEVAPGVWWFHHTYQRIATWNFILKRYLSGKERSYRETLSLPRQKEWAIGRIAVKDALRGLLTQTGKDKYYPIELEVGTDPLGKPLFRDGIGVSLAHKGSFSVGVARAGSPVGIDLEVIQERGPGFEAEAFTPEELALVPSGGRPEWITRAWVAKEAYGKYLGKGLQGNPKRYVIEAIDDHVFRIGDVRIQTIEHQNHIIGWTL; encoded by the coding sequence ATGCAGAAACCCTTGGAAATTGCGATCGTCGGTATGTCGGGGATTTTCCCGGGGGCAGGTGACGTCCATACCTTCTGGAGAAATATCCTGGACAAAAGGGACGCCATTCAAACGGCGCCCGAACACCGGCTGGACCATAGTTTTTTTGACGACGCAGGGCCGGCGGCGGACCGCTTTTATTGCCGGAAGGGTGGCTTTATCGACTCCTTTGCCACCTTCGATCCTTTGGCGTTTGGGCTTTTGCCGCTGGCGGTCGAGGGCACCGAGCCGGAGCAATTGCTGGCGCTCCGCCTGGCGCAACAGGCGCTGGCAGACGCGTCTGTTTTCGATAAGCGGCTCCCGTTGGACAAGACGGCCGTCATTTTGGGCAAGGGCAATTATATGAGCCCCGGCGCCACCCGCGTCGCCGATATCGTGCGCACGGGCGAACAAATCGTTCACCTGCTCCGGCAATTGTTACCGGAAGCCAGGGAACAAGAGATCCAGGAGATCAAAAGAGACTTTCAGTCGAAGAAGGGACGTTTCGGACCCGACGTGGCGATGGGGCTTGTGCCCAACCTGGCGGCCTCGCTGGTGGCCAACCGGCTGGACCTGGGCGGGTCGGCCTATACCGTGGACGCCGCCTGCGCCAGCTCGCTGGTGGCGGTTGACCATGCCGTCCGGGAATTGAGCGCCGGCCGGTCCGACATGGTGATTGCCGGTGGGATCCATGCCGGGCAGAACGCACCCTTCTGGAGCATATTTACCCAACTGGGCGCGTTGTCCAGGCGGCAGCAGATCCGGCCCTTCGATCAGCGGGCCGACGGCTTGCTGATTGGGGAGGGGTGTGGGTTTGTGGTGTTGAAGCGTCTGGAGGACGCCCTGGCGGGAGGACACAGGATCTACGCCGTGATCCGCGGGGTCGGTGTTTCCAGCGACGGCGCCGGCACGAGCGTCATGAGTCCCTCGGTCAAGGGCCAGTCGAAGGCGATGGAACAGGCCTGGCAGCAGGCGCAGATGGCGGTGCGGGACATCGGCTATATCGAAGCCCATGGTACCGGTACGCCTTTAGGCGATAAAACGGAACTGGAAACCCTTGCCCGGGTGTTTGGTAACGACAATGCGTTGCCCCGGGCCGGGATCGGGAGCGTGAAGTCGATGATCGGACACGCCATGCCGGCCGCCGGTATCGCGGGCCTGATCAAGACAGCGCTTGCCCTTTATCATGAGAAGATACCGCCCACGCTGCATTGTGAGGAACCCTTGGAACAGTTGCGGCAGACGCGTTTCGAACCCGTCCGGGAAACCCTTGACTGGCGCCAGACGGACCTGCCCCTGGTGGCGGGGGTGAATGCGTTTGGGTTTGGGGGGATTAATGCGCACGTGGTGTTGCAGGGGGCGCCGGGGGCGTCGACCGGTCGTCGACGTCCGCGCGTCACCAATTCAGGTATGGATTCCGTACGGCTACTGGCCCGCGCGACCGGGGATGCCCTGATCGAGGCCCTCGAAAATGGGGAGACCGATCCGGGAGAAGGGCCCTGCCGGCTTGCCCTGTTTGACCCCACGGAAGAAAGAATCCGCAAAGCGATCAACATCATACGCCGGGGGACACCCTGGCGGAACAAGCAGGATATATGGTTTACGACGACGCCACTAGTCTCCTCCGGGGGCAAAGTCGCTTTTCTTTTCCCTGGTCTTGACGGGCTCGGTGCGGGGGAGACGGAGAGCGTGGCTTCGTATTTCGGTATCGAGCCCGCACGGTACGGGGTATCCTCGGAAACGGAATTGTTCCAGGTGGCCTTTCAGGCCATCGAGAGAAGCGAGACCCTGGATACGGCGTTGAAAAGACTGGGTATATCGCCAGACCTGAACGCAGGCCACAGCCTTGGTGAATTCCTGGCGGCCCGTTCTTCATCGCTCGCATCACCGGAGGCCGTCGCGCGTATGCTGGGGGGATTGAACCCTGCCCTTTTCGATATTGAAGACGCAGGTTTTCTGGTGGCGGGTTGCGGGTATCCTGTAGTGGCACCGCTGCTTTTGGCGGTGGAGGAGGTGTACCTGTCCATAGACAATTGTCCGCAACAGGTGATCCTTTGTGGTAGGAAAGCCGCTTTGGAAAGAGTGGAAGACCAGTTAAAAGCACAACAGGTTTTTGTCCAGCGGCTGCCTTTTCAATCGGGGTTTCACTCGCCGTTTATCGAAGACCGGCTGGAGGGGTTGATGCAGGTTCTGAGCCAGGTTCCCTTTCAAAAGGCGGCCATCCCCCTGTGGTCCGCCACGACAGTCGCCCCTTACCCGGACGATGCCGAGGGCGTGCGGCAACTGACCGTTGCACACCTTCTTCAACCCGTGCGTTTCCGGGAATTGATCGATCGTCTTTACGAGGAAGGAACGCGGGTTTTTATACAGGTGGGTTCGGGAGGGCTCACGGGATTTGTCGACGATACACTCAAACAGCGTTCTTACAGCGCCGTAGCGGCCAATGTTCCGCACCGTTCGGGGCTTTGCCAGTTGCAAAGGGTGTTGGCGGCTTTATTCGTGGAAGGCCGTGCGGTGGACTATGCCTTTATGGGGGTGCCTGTCCGCCCGGCGGGCGTGTCTTTGCAGTTGGGGTCGCCCGCCGTGAAGGAGATCGCGGGGTTGGAAAAGTGGAGGCGCGCCGCGGGGGCAGCTTCCGTGGCATCGGGGCCCGTGGGGCCCTCGGGGCCTGCTGCGATGGCGACTGCCGGAGCGGCCGCCGGGCCGACAGGCTACGCGTCGTCGTCGCCGCTGATGCAGTCTTTCCTCGAAAATTGCCAGGAGTTGACAGAGGCACAGACGCACATTCTTGATTTGCTGGCGCCGCGGCGCCCGAATTTCACCCACGCGCTCGATATATCCCTGGAGAATACACCCTACCTGATCGATCATTCGCTGATCCGGCAAAGACCGGGCTGGCCCCATCCCGATGACAGGGAGCCGGTGATACCGATGACCATGGCCCTGGAGTTGTTTTGGGACATCGCGGCGGAAAAGGGGGCGCCGGGGAAGGTGCGCCGTCTGCAACAGGTTGCCGTTTTTCAGTGGATGAATGTGGCGGCGCCATTCCGGGAAAGGGTGACGGGTTCCTGGAAGGGGCGGGACGTGTTGGAGATGACACTGGAAAATTACGCGCGTGCGGAAGTGGTGCTGGCGGCAACCTATCCACAGACGCCGGATGTACACTTCGATATTGGCGAGGTACTGGACATCCGGATCACGCCCGCGGAGATCTATAGCCGTATGATGTTTCACGGGCCGGCCTACCAGGGGATCCGGGAGGTCGTGTCCGTAGGGAAGGACGGCATCCGGGGCTGGATACAAGGGGGCGCGGGAAAGGGATCGCTGCTCGATAACGCCGGGCAATTGTTCGGGCTTTGGTTGCAGCTCACCCTGCCAAAAGACAACGTTGCGTTCCCCGTCAAAATAAACGAGGTGGAATTTTTTGGCGACCCGGGCGACCAGGACGGGCTTTTTGAATGCACGTGCCGGTTGATCCAGTTGCAGGACGAATTTGCCACCGGGGATATCCTGCTGAAAAGAAACGGGAAGACCTGGTGCGTCCTGAGGGGTTGGCAAAACCGGCGGTTGGACGTGGACGAACGGTTGTGGCGGGTGTGTATGGACCCTCTACATCATGCCCTGTCTGTGGAAGTGGCCCCGGGGGTTTGGTGGTTTCACCACACCTATCAACGCATCGCCACCTGGAACTTTATCCTGAAACGCTACCTGTCGGGTAAAGAACGCAGTTACCGGGAAACCCTGTCGCTTCCCCGGCAAAAGGAGTGGGCCATCGGCCGTATCGCCGTCAAGGATGCCCTGCGGGGGCTGCTGACCCAAACCGGGAAGGACAAGTATTACCCCATCGAACTGGAAGTGGGGACCGATCCGTTGGGGAAACCCTTGTTTAGGGACGGCATCGGGGTGTCCCTGGCGCACAAGGGTTCTTTTTCGGTGGGCGTCGCCCGTGCCGGGAGCCCCGTGGGGATCGACCTGGAAGTCATACAGGAGCGGGGGCCGGGGTTCGAGGCGGAAGCTTTTACACCGGAGGAGCTGGCCTTGGTTCCTTCCGGCGGGCGGCCGGAATGGATCACCCGCGCATGGGTGGCCAAGGAGGCGTATGGGAAATACCTCGGGAAGGGATTGCAGGGCAACCCCAAACGATACGTCATCGAGGCCATAGACGATCACGTCTTCCGCATCGGAGACGTCCGCATACAAACAATCGAGCACCAAAACCATATCATCGGATGGACACTGTAA